From the Pseudoalteromonas tunicata genome, one window contains:
- the gss gene encoding bifunctional glutathionylspermidine amidase/synthase, with amino-acid sequence MAHLDSASTAFGTLLGYAPGCVAAYSSDYETASKLQYPKRSAFRSHYDGIYMGYKWQCVEFARRYMYINHGYIFDDVAMAYDIFDLRTVRDVKENQLLPFNAFVNGNKRHPEVGCLLIWKEGGEFEETGHVAIVTEVTEQFVRIAEQNVGHALWSEGANYARQLKAKVTKEGEYWITCSYGDAQILGWMIQTDDNEYAEPHNEKNTALFQLHSNHANEITDAKKSWLNIANEDEAAFVDAMGGHYLTSVIGEQTRYFIASQSAETALEYATNELHNMFMHATDYVLEHPELLEKFNLPNSVLPKIRQSWDNRLNQLITSRFDFAMTKNGLKVYEYNCDSASCYMESGKVQGKWARHYGINEGHDAGKDLFKDVARAWKKSHAKGVVHILRDDEAEEAYHALFMQDALKNAGIDSKIIIGLTGLQWSEQGAVIDAEGEQVQWVWKTWSWETALDQIRSECDEETLNTGVYEPDWQRNQPLRLSDVLLRENIMVFEPLWSLIPSNKAILPVLWSLFPNHPLLLNSAFELTPELQATGYVKKPIVGRCGANIELIDHNDTVVEATQGSFASQDMIYQQLFALPNIDGYFTQVCTFTAAGSYAGSGIRADKSMVINKDSDCFALRFYSDKTFLTEF; translated from the coding sequence TTGGCACACTTAGACTCAGCTTCTACAGCATTTGGTACGTTATTAGGCTATGCCCCAGGTTGTGTTGCCGCTTATTCTAGCGATTATGAAACTGCCTCAAAGCTGCAATACCCCAAGCGTAGTGCGTTTCGTAGTCATTATGATGGCATTTACATGGGTTACAAATGGCAATGTGTCGAATTTGCAAGGCGTTATATGTACATCAATCATGGTTATATTTTTGATGATGTTGCGATGGCGTACGATATTTTTGATTTACGCACGGTCCGAGATGTCAAAGAAAACCAATTATTACCCTTCAATGCTTTTGTTAATGGTAATAAACGCCATCCTGAAGTGGGGTGTTTGTTAATTTGGAAAGAAGGGGGTGAGTTTGAAGAAACAGGGCATGTAGCAATTGTTACCGAAGTGACCGAGCAATTTGTGCGTATTGCGGAGCAAAATGTGGGTCATGCTCTGTGGTCTGAAGGTGCCAATTACGCACGTCAACTTAAAGCTAAAGTGACAAAGGAGGGGGAATATTGGATCACCTGCTCTTACGGGGACGCACAAATTCTAGGCTGGATGATCCAAACCGATGATAACGAATATGCCGAACCTCATAACGAAAAAAATACCGCTTTATTCCAGTTGCATAGTAACCATGCTAACGAGATAACCGATGCCAAAAAGTCATGGTTAAATATTGCCAATGAAGATGAAGCGGCCTTTGTTGATGCAATGGGTGGTCACTACCTCACTTCGGTTATTGGTGAGCAAACTCGTTATTTTATTGCCTCACAGTCGGCAGAAACAGCATTAGAATATGCGACTAATGAGCTGCATAACATGTTTATGCACGCCACCGATTATGTACTTGAACATCCTGAATTGCTTGAAAAGTTTAATTTGCCTAACTCGGTATTGCCTAAAATACGCCAGTCGTGGGATAACCGCCTTAATCAATTGATCACCAGTCGCTTTGATTTTGCGATGACTAAAAACGGCCTTAAAGTTTATGAATATAACTGTGATTCAGCTTCGTGTTATATGGAGTCTGGCAAGGTACAGGGCAAATGGGCTCGTCATTATGGTATTAACGAAGGTCATGATGCCGGCAAAGATTTATTCAAAGACGTAGCTCGCGCCTGGAAAAAAAGTCATGCCAAAGGGGTGGTACATATTTTACGCGATGATGAAGCTGAGGAAGCCTATCATGCGCTCTTTATGCAAGATGCTCTGAAAAACGCCGGTATCGACAGTAAAATAATTATCGGTTTAACGGGGTTGCAGTGGAGTGAGCAAGGTGCAGTGATTGATGCCGAAGGTGAGCAGGTGCAGTGGGTATGGAAAACATGGTCATGGGAAACGGCGCTCGATCAAATTCGCAGTGAATGCGATGAAGAGACGCTCAATACAGGTGTTTATGAACCTGATTGGCAGCGCAATCAACCTCTACGTTTATCTGACGTACTATTGCGTGAAAACATCATGGTCTTTGAACCTTTATGGTCATTAATTCCAAGTAACAAAGCGATTTTACCAGTATTGTGGTCGTTGTTTCCAAATCATCCACTATTACTTAATAGTGCGTTTGAACTTACGCCAGAGCTCCAAGCCACTGGTTATGTTAAAAAACCGATAGTCGGACGTTGTGGCGCCAATATAGAGCTTATTGACCACAACGATACCGTAGTGGAAGCGACCCAAGGGAGCTTTGCCAGTCAAGATATGATTTACCAGCAGTTATTTGCATTGCCCAATATTGACGGTTATTTCACGCAAGTCTGTACCTTTACCGCAGCAGGTAGTTATGCTGGCAGTGGGATACGGGCCGATAAATCGATGGTGATTAATAAAGACAGTGATTGTTTTGCTCTGCGTTTTTACAGTGATAAAACCTTTTTAACTGAGTTTTAA
- a CDS encoding lysophospholipid acyltransferase family protein, producing MSTIPKSIPRTNSLLGRLIGTLILKLTGWTVVGAFPDCSKFVAAVAPHTSNWDFVIAIGVKLKLGIKIQFLGKHSIFVGPLGWLLRRMGGIPVERSAAHGMVEQISARFSQQDALILGIAPEGTRKYSPKWKSGFLHIAKAAQVPVVPMILDYRSKQFVILPAIFIQGDIDTELQNVQDLYVIEMAKYPQQVSGDMQSVSAKPD from the coding sequence ATGAGTACAATTCCTAAATCGATCCCTCGGACCAATAGTCTACTTGGAAGATTGATCGGTACTTTAATTTTAAAGCTAACAGGCTGGACTGTGGTGGGGGCGTTTCCTGATTGCAGTAAATTTGTTGCCGCTGTCGCGCCACATACGTCTAATTGGGATTTTGTTATTGCCATTGGTGTTAAATTAAAGCTAGGTATTAAAATTCAATTTTTAGGTAAACATTCTATTTTTGTAGGACCGCTTGGTTGGTTGCTAAGGCGTATGGGGGGGATCCCAGTAGAGCGCAGTGCAGCTCATGGAATGGTTGAGCAAATAAGTGCTCGATTTAGCCAGCAAGATGCGCTGATTTTAGGCATTGCGCCAGAAGGAACTCGAAAATATAGTCCAAAATGGAAAAGTGGTTTTTTACACATAGCCAAAGCGGCCCAAGTGCCTGTTGTGCCAATGATATTGGATTATCGCAGCAAACAGTTTGTGATTTTACCTGCGATTTTTATTCAAGGGGATATTGATACTGAGCTGCAAAATGTACAAGATTTATATGTCATTGAAATGGCGAAATACCCACAACAAGTATCGGGTGATATGCAATCAGTATCAGCAAAACCAGACTAA
- a CDS encoding DUF1993 family protein, whose protein sequence is MYYEITVVQFSKMLNNLAAILEKAELAAVQKRYDMSVLLNARLAPDQFNLIRQIQIACDTAKLAAARLTGKVDDAPKHDDSETTLAELKTRIEETLNYLASFSESDFAGASERQISQPRWEGKYVTGAEFAIEHAMPNLYFHITTAYAILRHNGVDVGKKDYLGAMPYKV, encoded by the coding sequence ATGTATTACGAAATAACAGTGGTGCAATTTAGCAAGATGCTCAATAACTTAGCAGCAATATTAGAAAAAGCAGAACTCGCTGCGGTGCAAAAACGATATGATATGAGTGTGCTGCTTAATGCCCGCCTAGCACCTGATCAATTTAACCTCATCCGCCAAATTCAAATTGCATGTGATACTGCAAAATTAGCTGCGGCACGATTAACTGGTAAAGTTGATGATGCACCTAAGCATGACGATAGCGAAACAACCTTAGCGGAACTTAAAACACGTATTGAAGAAACATTAAACTATTTAGCAAGTTTCAGCGAAAGTGATTTTGCAGGTGCAAGCGAGCGCCAAATTAGTCAACCGCGCTGGGAAGGAAAATACGTTACAGGTGCTGAGTTTGCCATTGAGCATGCTATGCCAAACCTATATTTCCACATCACAACAGCCTATGCGATTTTGCGTCATAATGGTGTTGATGTCGGTAAAAAAGATTATTTAGGCGCAATGCCTTATAAAGTCTGA
- a CDS encoding DEAD/DEAH box helicase: MTIFAELGLNKTLQANVLSLGYKSPTYIQEHSIGAVLSGTDTYAIAPTGTGKTAAYLLPTLQELSRVDNSAEQVRPVRALFLVPTRELAVQVEESIAKYGKGLNLRTISVFGGVRIPSQVNRFKRGADIVVATPRRLVDLLKVKAFSLEQVKHFVMDEADRLVSMGIVAELRTILAAMPQAKQQILFSATDSKALQKFAADNLVNPKEVRTDDSKPALDKIIHTMYRCHRDHKPENLLSLINLVNCDHALIFARTKKDVTFLTHLLNSKGYSSVGIHNEIPQKQRQVSLNSFKNREVQFLVATDIVSRGIDITDLYYVINFDLPVNCNDYIHRVGRTARTASSQSVDKEMLAEKANKQAASREITASKYDFTSAPAEVAKDIQGHIFSLVCTEQDAIVPRISKAVGKEIKVEWIKW; encoded by the coding sequence ATGACTATTTTTGCCGAACTTGGACTCAACAAAACCCTTCAAGCTAACGTTTTAAGCTTAGGTTACAAATCACCTACTTATATTCAGGAACATTCTATTGGTGCTGTGCTTTCGGGTACTGATACCTATGCGATTGCCCCTACAGGGACAGGTAAAACCGCTGCTTATTTACTGCCAACGCTTCAAGAATTAAGCCGAGTCGATAATAGTGCCGAGCAAGTGCGTCCAGTTAGAGCCTTATTCTTAGTGCCAACCCGTGAGCTTGCAGTTCAAGTTGAAGAGTCGATTGCAAAATATGGCAAAGGCTTAAACTTACGTACTATTAGCGTGTTCGGTGGCGTGCGTATTCCATCTCAAGTGAATCGTTTTAAACGTGGTGCAGACATTGTTGTTGCCACTCCGCGTCGTTTAGTTGATTTATTAAAAGTGAAGGCTTTTTCACTTGAGCAAGTAAAACATTTTGTTATGGATGAGGCCGACCGTTTAGTCAGCATGGGTATTGTTGCAGAGTTACGTACCATTCTTGCAGCTATGCCACAAGCAAAACAACAGATTCTATTTTCAGCAACGGATAGCAAAGCGCTACAAAAGTTTGCCGCAGATAATCTGGTTAATCCAAAAGAAGTGCGTACTGACGACAGCAAACCAGCACTTGATAAAATTATTCATACTATGTATCGCTGTCATCGCGACCACAAACCTGAGAACTTATTAAGCTTAATTAATTTGGTCAATTGCGATCACGCGTTAATTTTTGCTCGCACTAAAAAAGACGTGACGTTTTTAACGCATCTATTAAATAGCAAAGGTTACAGCAGTGTGGGTATTCATAATGAAATCCCACAAAAGCAGCGCCAAGTAAGTTTAAATAGTTTTAAAAATCGCGAAGTTCAGTTTTTAGTGGCAACAGATATCGTATCGCGTGGTATTGATATTACCGATTTATATTACGTAATTAACTTTGATTTACCAGTTAACTGTAATGACTATATTCACCGCGTTGGTCGTACAGCACGTACTGCAAGCAGCCAGTCGGTTGATAAAGAAATGCTAGCAGAAAAAGCGAACAAACAAGCCGCTTCGCGTGAAATCACTGCCAGTAAATATGATTTTACCTCAGCACCTGCCGAAGTGGCCAAAGACATTCAAGGGCATATTTTCTCATTGGTATGTACAGAGCAAGATGCAATTGTGCCGCGCATTAGCAAAGCCGTTGGCAAAGAGATTAAAGTTGAATGGATTAAGTGGTAA
- a CDS encoding LysR family transcriptional regulator produces MNIRHLTFRLLQVYLEVIQTGSISESAKRLHLTQPTVSLQLKRLKEAIGEPLFVLEQNQVIPTDAGRELYRICLQTLGDFSEFNQYLGALQDGQRGHFSIAMVNTAQYILPRLLGPYAQAFSKVEVTVEIGNREQVLRRFEQGQDDLYVFSHPPSLEHACAGRFLRNPLTLIAPASHPLATKKELALADVMKERFLLREPGSATRMLFESWLQGKGLTLASSMQMASNEAIRVGVSSGMGLAVLSRHVLPKQDSSIVTLDVPGLPIESHWYFIARNDRHLSQAALGFLRFAERELDNCLGKEWVRNDIGALLSALTAQS; encoded by the coding sequence ATGAATATCCGCCACTTAACATTTCGATTGCTCCAAGTATATCTGGAAGTCATTCAAACTGGGTCTATCAGTGAAAGTGCGAAACGCTTGCACTTGACCCAGCCAACTGTGTCTTTACAGTTAAAACGGTTGAAAGAAGCTATTGGTGAACCTTTATTTGTCTTAGAGCAAAATCAAGTGATCCCTACTGATGCTGGGCGAGAGTTATATCGTATTTGTTTGCAGACATTGGGGGATTTTTCTGAATTTAATCAATACTTAGGAGCGCTTCAAGATGGCCAAAGAGGGCACTTTAGTATTGCGATGGTCAATACTGCTCAGTACATCTTACCGCGTTTGCTTGGGCCTTATGCGCAAGCGTTTAGCAAAGTTGAAGTAACGGTTGAAATTGGCAACCGTGAACAAGTGCTCAGACGTTTTGAGCAAGGTCAAGATGATTTATATGTGTTTAGTCATCCGCCCTCACTTGAACATGCCTGTGCGGGGCGCTTTTTGCGTAACCCCTTAACCCTAATTGCACCTGCGAGTCATCCACTGGCCACTAAAAAAGAGTTAGCCTTAGCGGATGTGATGAAAGAGCGTTTTTTACTCAGAGAGCCTGGTTCTGCTACGCGAATGTTGTTTGAAAGTTGGTTACAAGGTAAAGGACTCACTTTGGCGTCGAGTATGCAAATGGCCAGTAATGAGGCGATTCGAGTCGGTGTCAGTTCAGGTATGGGGCTTGCTGTTTTGTCTCGTCATGTATTGCCAAAGCAAGATAGCAGTATTGTCACACTCGATGTGCCCGGGCTACCAATTGAAAGCCATTGGTATTTTATTGCGCGAAACGATAGGCATTTATCACAGGCAGCACTGGGTTTTTTACGCTTTGCAGAGCGTGAGTTAGATAATTGTTTAGGCAAAGAATGGGTAAGAAATGATATTGGTGCATTATTGAGCGCTTTAACCGCGCAAAGTTGA